AAGTCCGTTACACTAGGTCAGTAGCATTAACCTGAAAGTTCAAGGGGAGAGAAGGAGGTCACCATGGCAATTATAGAGGTGAAACAGTTAACCAAAGTTTTCGGTCATGATGCAGCACGGGCGCTTCCATTATTAGAACAAGGCTGGTCCAAAGAAAGAATTGCCAAGGAAGCCAAGCTGACAGTCGGTGTGAATAAAGCCGAATTCAGCATTGAAGAGGGAGAAATATTCGTCATTATGGGATTGTCGGGGAGTGGTAAATCTACACTCGTCCGTCTATTGAACCGGCTGATTGAGCCGACCGGAGGACAGGTGCTGTTCAAGGGTAAGGATGTTGTCAAGATGAATCCGGAGCAGCTTCGGGAATTCCGGCGGAAGAATATCGGCATGGTCTTTCAAAAGTTCGCGCTGTTCCCGCACCGCAGTGTGCTGGCCAACGCAGAATACGGACTGGAAGTCCAGGGTGTGGAGAAAAGCAAACGAACCCGGCTGGCCATGGAGGCTCTTGAGCTTGTAGGGCTGAAGGGCTGGGAGAATCACCGTCCGGATCAGCTCAGCGGAGGCATGCAGCAGCGTGTCGGCCTGGCGCGCGGTCTGGCCAATGATCCTGACATTCTGCTGATGGATGAAGCCTTCAGTGCGCTTGATCCGCTGATCCGCAAGGATATGCAGCAGGAACTGCTGGAGCTGCAATCCAGAGTGAAGAAGACGATTGTCTTCATCACGCATGATCTGGATGAAGCGCTGCGGATTGGGGACCGTATTGCCCTGATGAAGGACGGGGTCATTGTCCAGATCGGATCGCCGGAAGAAATTCTGATTCAGCCTGCGAACAAATATGTGGAACGCTTCGTGGAGGATGTGGATCTGTCCAAGGTATTGACGGCTTCCCATGTGATGCGTCAGCCAGAGATGATCCGCCCGGAACGCGGACCCCGGGTAGCCCTGCAGCTTATGCGGGACAGCGGGGTATCCAGCCTGTATGTGGCGGATAATGAGATGCGGCTGCAAGGTCTGCTTACAGCAGATAACGCCTCTCAGGCCTTGAAGGAGAACCGCAGTATCCTCGAAGTGATGCAGCGTGAGATTCCCCGTGTCCAGCCGGACACCCTGCTGAATGATCTGTTCGAGCTGATGTCGGAGACGCATCTGCCGGTGGCGGTAGTCGGGGAAGGCGAGAAGCTGAAGGGGATTGTGATTAAGGGGGCTGTGTTGTCTGCCCTGGCCGGTAACGCAGTTCCGGAAGGAGGGCTTCATTCATGAATTTACCTAAAATACCGCTCGGAAAGGGCGTAGAATGGATCGAGGATTGGCTCACTGCCTACTTCGGCCCGATATTTGACTTCATTCATGCGGTGATCGGCGGAATGGTCAGCGGAATTGATACGGCACTGAATTTCCTGCCGGCGCTTGTGCTGACCCTTCTGATCGCCGCTCTAGCCTACTGGATCGGCAAATGGCGGATGGCGCTGTTCGCAGTGGTCGGACTCCTGCTAATCGATAATCTCGGATTATGGGGCCCTTCAATGCAGTCGCTGGCCCTTGTGCTGACAGCGTCCATCTTGGCGGTGGTCATCGGTGTTCCGCTGGGTGTGCTGTGCGCGCAGAGCCGGACTTTTCAGAATATTGCCACCCCCATTCTGGACTTCATGCAGACGATGCCGGCGTTCGTGTACCTGCTTCCGGCCGTGTCATTCTTCTCGCTGGGGGTTGTTCCCGGGGTCATTGCTTCTATTATATTCGCGATTCCGCCAACCATCCGGCTCACTAATCTGGGTATCCGTCAGGTCTCGCCCGAGCTAGTGGAGGCGGCGGATGCCTTCGGTTCTACAGCAGGGCAGAAGCTGTTCAAGCTGCAGCTGCCTATTGCCATGCCGACCATTATGGCCGGTATTAACCAGACGATTATGCTGTCGCTGTCGATGGTGGTCATCTCATCCATGATCGGCGCCCAGGGAGTCGGGGCTTATGTATATCGTGCGGTATCGCAGGCCAAGACTGGTGCGGGCTTCGAGGCGGGGATTGCCATTGTCATTATCGCGATCCTGCTGGATCGTCTGACCCAGAAGCTGTTCAAACCCAAACAACAAGGATAGGAGTGTATTATTAATATGAAAAGAACTCATTCGATAAAGCGCAGACCGCTCATGCTGCTTATGCTGCTGATGGCAGTAATTCTGGTAGCCGGTTGTTCGTCCAATAATAACAGCACGGTGAAGCTGGCTTATGTAGCCTGGGATTCCGAGATCGCCAGTACGAACGTAGTCAAGGAAGTGCTGGAAACGAAGCTCGGCGTGAAGGTGGAGATGCTGCAGGTCGATGCCGGACCGATGTGGGCAGGGATTGCTGACGGAAGCGCGGACGCTATGGTAGCCGCCTGGCTGCCAAGCACGCATGCCTCTTATCTGGAGAAATACGGCAAGGATATTGAGGATGTAGGGGTGAATCTGGAGGGTACGAAGACGGGGCTTGCCGTTCCGGCCTATATGGACATTAACTCCATCGATGACCTGAAGAATGCCGATGTAGCCTCTTCCCTGAATCAGACGATTATCGGGATTGAGCCGGGGGCCGGAATTATGACGGCTACGGAAAAAGCGCTCGAAGCCTACGGCTTGAGCGACTATACGCTGCTGGAGAGCTCGTCTGCGGCGATGGCACAGGAGCTGCAGAAGGCTTTTGACAAGAATGAACCGATTGTCGTCACTGCCTGGACTCCGCACTGGATGTTCGCTAACATGGACCTGAAGTATCTGGATGACCCGCAGAATGTATACGGCGGAGCCGAACAGATTCACACCATGGCCCGCAAGGGGCTGCAGGAGGATATGCCGGATGTGCACAAGTTCCTGAGCCAATTCAAGTGGACCGCAGAGGATATGGAGCAGGTTATGGTCAAAATTCAAGGCGGACAGTCGCCTGAAGAAGCAGCCAAGGAATGGGTAGAGAGCAATGAAGCCAAGGTTAACGAGTGGACGGCTGGCGTCTCTTCATAATTGAAATCTGGAGGGTTCAGTGATCTGGCGGCGATGACCGATGTGTGCTATGATGAGAGAAAATAAGCAACAATTCTGTAACTTGTACGCTTTTTTAAGCAAAATATATAGGTACATGTTCAATAGACACCCCGCAAGGGGTGTTTTTCTTCACCAATTCAATCTTCATTAATGAGCGGTTCCTTTACATGCTGCTATGAGTCAGGAAAGGAGAGCGCTCTATGACCGAGATCATCAATGCCTGGATTGACTGGCTGCTGCAAAGCCTGGGACTTAGCGGCCCGTATATTGTTTTCGCTACCTTTCCGCTCGCCGTGCTGCAAAGCTTGTTCGGATTTTTTCCCCTGGCGATTCTGATTGTGCTCCATGTCTCTGTGTTCGAAGTGATCGGCGGGATGGCTGTCAGCTGGCTGGCCTGCAACCTGGGTGCGGTAGTCGTCTATTTCCTCTTCCGGCGTTATCTCTTCGACTGGTTCGACCGCAAATGGGGCTACAAGCTCAAGAAGTATGAGAAATGGCAGACCTATCTGGACCGTTACGGCATCTGGACCCTAGTGCTGCTGCGTACGATTCCGATTGTGCCCAGCAATATCATCAACCTGATGTCAGCTGTGTCTCCAATGAAGCCGGCGGCTTTTGTATGGGGGACGGTGCTCGGCAATCTGTCTTTCATCTGGCTGTTCGGTACGCTCAGCTCCTCGCTAATTGTCCCGCGTGAGGACTGGAACGGTTTTCTGTTGTGGTATGGCGTATTCATGCTGATTCTGCTCGCTATCTTTGTCCGGCTGCACTGGGGGCATCTCCAGGAGGATAAGCGCAAGCGGGCGGGACATTAGGTTCTTCACTTCAAGTTAACTCCACTTTTGTGGGGTTATTTTGCGTGTGCGCCGAATAGCCTATTAGTACAGGGAGCGGCTTGACCGCAGGAATGTCGGGAGGGACTGCAGGGCATGGGTAGAATCAGAAAATGGGGGAAACGGAGCGCAGGTGTGCCGCTCTTCGGGCGTCTGCGTCTGCCGGACTTCAGCGGAAGCGGCCTGAGGGGGCCGGGCGGACGCCGCCAGGCCTTCAAGGCCAAACCGTCCAGAACGGGAATCCGGCCGCCGGGTGCGGGCTCGGGAGCAAGGTTCGAAGCGAAGCCGTCAAGATCCGGCGCGGGTCTGCCCCGCCGGGGCTGGGGGCGGAGCGGAGGCTTCGTGGCGAAGCCCTCCAGGTCCGGCGTGCGGCTGGACGGGAGCGAAGCGGATTACAAGGCAGCGAAGCCATCCGGGAGAGCGGCGGGCGCTCCGGGCCAGCGGGTCTGGCGCAAGTCCGGGCGCGGGGGCGGCTTCCGCCTGTTCGGCAGCAGGGACGGGAAGCGGCAGGAAGCTGCCGGGGGCAAGGGGCAAAAGCCGCGCAGACGGGGCAGATTCTGGCTCATCCTGAGCCTGCTGCTGCTTCTGGCGGTGCTGCAGGGGCTGCGTTATGTGGAGCAGCATCTGAAGCCGCCGATTCTCCATCTGGCACAGATCCGGGTGAAGCAGATTGCCACCGAATCGATTAACAAGGCGATTACGTCCCAGGTGGCGGATGGCGGGAACGCAGAAGCGCTGATCGACTGGAAGACGGACAAGAACGGCAAAATCTCGGGCTTCATGCTCAACTACAAGGAGCATATGCGGATTACCTCGCAGGCCGCCGAGGTCATCCAGTCCACCCTGCAGGAGCTGCATAACCGGACGGAATATATTCCGCTCGGCCAGGCGCTCGGCAGTCCGCTGATCGCCTCCTATGGTCCGGATATTCCGATCAAGGTGGAGCCTCAGGGTGCAGTGAAGGTCGAGCTGAACACACGGCAGCAGAATGCCGGAATCAATATGATTCTCGTTGAAGTCTTCATCCATATTGTTACTGAGGTAGCGGTCGTCATTCCATTTGATATGGAGCCGCAGGTGGTGGATACAGAGATCCCCGTCTCCTACCTGATGGTAGTCGGTGACGTTCCGATGTACTACTATGACAATCAGGGCAAGCCTGTAGGCGAGAACGGCAACAGCGCCCCAGGTATCGCTATTCCGGCCCCTTCACTGAATACCGAGAAGAACAGCACCGGTGCGGGCGGCACACCAGCAGGCAGCGGTAACAACAGCTCCAGCTCCGGCGGCTCAGGCGGACATGCGGGCAGCGATGAGATTGAGCCACCCGCCGGAAGCGGCAGCTCTGCGCCCGGTGCGAATGCCGGGAGCGGGAATGCGGGCGGTGGAAGTGAGTAGGAATGGTAATTATATGGATATATTCCCCGTCACACTCATACATTATAGACAGCATAGTCTGACTAATGGAGCGTGATGCCGGGTGTCTTATGGAGCGATGGAGGACCGGAGTGCGGAGAAGGCTATTGATGCACAAGCGGACCGTACCGGGCGGCTGGCTGCGAGGTACAGTTATCTGGAACGGGAAGGTCTGCTGCCGCTGCCGGTGCAGGGAGGCATTACGCTGGTCGTGGAGCTGCGGCATGCGCCTTGGTCGGCGGAGTGCCTGCGGCTGCTGCTTCAGCATTCCGGGCCAGCGGTACGGGTGACTGCGGTTGCCATGACCGCTGATTATCCGCTGCAAGCGTTGTCGGAGCAGTTCTCCGGGGAAGCGGGAATGCGTTTCCTGCCTTGCAGCGAGGGGGAATATAGGGTGAATGAGGCCTTGGCTTATGCCGAGACCTCTTTTGCTGTGCTGCTGGAGGACTGTGTCATGGTGGCTCCGGGCTGGCTCGGGCATCTGCTATGGCCGCCGATTGATGATCCTGCGGTGTTAGTTGTGGCTCCTTGCTCCTCCACGGAGCGGGGAGACGGGCAGCGGCAGCTGCATTTTGCCGGATATCCTGAGCTGTCCGCTTACACCGTCCATACACAGGAGAAACAGCAAGGGAAATGGAGTTATGCGGAGGTGCTAACCGGTTCCTGCCTGCTTATAGCTACAGAGCTGCTGCTGAGGGTAGGCGGATTCGATGCTTCTCTGGGCGAGCGCCGCGTGATCATCGCGGACTGGTGTCTGCGGGCCCGGATGCTGGGAGCGGAGCTGGCGCGCAGTGACTCGGGCTATGTTCATGTGCTGCATAGGCTGGAAGCGGAGAGTGTGAAGGCGGGCTGCAGTGAAGTCAGGGGGCAGAGGGAACAGGCTTATCTGCAAAAATGGAATCTGCAAAGCACCCCATCCCCTGCGGGTACGCTCCAGATTCCCCGTGATCTTACGGCCTGCCCTCTGCAGCCGGTCATTCCGCTTAGCCGGGATACGGCTGCCGCTGCGCTGGTTACAACGGTCGTGTACTTTGAAGAGAACTGGACGGCGGCAGATTCCCGCGAACGGCAGCAGATACTTCAGGAGAGCCAGAGCTACGGGAATATCCGCTGGGTGTGGGTCAGGGACAGCTGGAGTCAGTCTTTTCCGGAATTTCCGGTGCATGAGCGGGATGCGGTTATTACCGTTCACGGCGAGAAGGCATGGCTGCATGCGCTGGAGAATATCTCGGC
The window above is part of the Paenibacillus sp. FSL H8-0048 genome. Proteins encoded here:
- a CDS encoding TVP38/TMEM64 family protein — translated: MTEIINAWIDWLLQSLGLSGPYIVFATFPLAVLQSLFGFFPLAILIVLHVSVFEVIGGMAVSWLACNLGAVVVYFLFRRYLFDWFDRKWGYKLKKYEKWQTYLDRYGIWTLVLLRTIPIVPSNIINLMSAVSPMKPAAFVWGTVLGNLSFIWLFGTLSSSLIVPREDWNGFLLWYGVFMLILLAIFVRLHWGHLQEDKRKRAGH
- a CDS encoding quaternary amine ABC transporter ATP-binding protein; the protein is MAIIEVKQLTKVFGHDAARALPLLEQGWSKERIAKEAKLTVGVNKAEFSIEEGEIFVIMGLSGSGKSTLVRLLNRLIEPTGGQVLFKGKDVVKMNPEQLREFRRKNIGMVFQKFALFPHRSVLANAEYGLEVQGVEKSKRTRLAMEALELVGLKGWENHRPDQLSGGMQQRVGLARGLANDPDILLMDEAFSALDPLIRKDMQQELLELQSRVKKTIVFITHDLDEALRIGDRIALMKDGVIVQIGSPEEILIQPANKYVERFVEDVDLSKVLTASHVMRQPEMIRPERGPRVALQLMRDSGVSSLYVADNEMRLQGLLTADNASQALKENRSILEVMQREIPRVQPDTLLNDLFELMSETHLPVAVVGEGEKLKGIVIKGAVLSALAGNAVPEGGLHS
- a CDS encoding ABC transporter permease, yielding MNLPKIPLGKGVEWIEDWLTAYFGPIFDFIHAVIGGMVSGIDTALNFLPALVLTLLIAALAYWIGKWRMALFAVVGLLLIDNLGLWGPSMQSLALVLTASILAVVIGVPLGVLCAQSRTFQNIATPILDFMQTMPAFVYLLPAVSFFSLGVVPGVIASIIFAIPPTIRLTNLGIRQVSPELVEAADAFGSTAGQKLFKLQLPIAMPTIMAGINQTIMLSLSMVVISSMIGAQGVGAYVYRAVSQAKTGAGFEAGIAIVIIAILLDRLTQKLFKPKQQG
- a CDS encoding glycine betaine ABC transporter substrate-binding protein, which codes for MKRTHSIKRRPLMLLMLLMAVILVAGCSSNNNSTVKLAYVAWDSEIASTNVVKEVLETKLGVKVEMLQVDAGPMWAGIADGSADAMVAAWLPSTHASYLEKYGKDIEDVGVNLEGTKTGLAVPAYMDINSIDDLKNADVASSLNQTIIGIEPGAGIMTATEKALEAYGLSDYTLLESSSAAMAQELQKAFDKNEPIVVTAWTPHWMFANMDLKYLDDPQNVYGGAEQIHTMARKGLQEDMPDVHKFLSQFKWTAEDMEQVMVKIQGGQSPEEAAKEWVESNEAKVNEWTAGVSS
- a CDS encoding glycosyltransferase family 2 protein, which gives rise to MSYGAMEDRSAEKAIDAQADRTGRLAARYSYLEREGLLPLPVQGGITLVVELRHAPWSAECLRLLLQHSGPAVRVTAVAMTADYPLQALSEQFSGEAGMRFLPCSEGEYRVNEALAYAETSFAVLLEDCVMVAPGWLGHLLWPPIDDPAVLVVAPCSSTERGDGQRQLHFAGYPELSAYTVHTQEKQQGKWSYAEVLTGSCLLIATELLLRVGGFDASLGERRVIIADWCLRARMLGAELARSDSGYVHVLHRLEAESVKAGCSEVRGQREQAYLQKWNLQSTPSPAGTLQIPRDLTACPLQPVIPLSRDTAAAALVTTVVYFEENWTAADSRERQQILQESQSYGNIRWVWVRDSWSQSFPEFPVHERDAVITVHGEKAWLHALENISALYGSEIIVYLSASASYDNRYVERMVRVLQYSRADLIVSSDGNAAESGLPRTGEGTPQILLLERIAHRSGRAPGRIVKREGYLPSLELVPDPGLSIDYEGETTATGAGSLDEAVAGEGRL
- the yunB gene encoding sporulation protein YunB, whose translation is MLSLLLLLAVLQGLRYVEQHLKPPILHLAQIRVKQIATESINKAITSQVADGGNAEALIDWKTDKNGKISGFMLNYKEHMRITSQAAEVIQSTLQELHNRTEYIPLGQALGSPLIASYGPDIPIKVEPQGAVKVELNTRQQNAGINMILVEVFIHIVTEVAVVIPFDMEPQVVDTEIPVSYLMVVGDVPMYYYDNQGKPVGENGNSAPGIAIPAPSLNTEKNSTGAGGTPAGSGNNSSSSGGSGGHAGSDEIEPPAGSGSSAPGANAGSGNAGGGSE